From the Anaeromyxobacter dehalogenans 2CP-1 genome, the window GGCCGCCCTGCGACCACCCGGAGACGTCCACCCCGGCCGCGCGGAGCGCCGCCGCGAGCATGGCGGGCTTGGAGAGCGGCGACAGCACCAGCACCGCGCCGAGCAGGATGGTGGGCAGCCCGAACCCGACCGCGAGCGTCGCGAGCACGACGCCGCGGGCCGTCCTGCCCGGCCCCTTGCTCAGGTCCTGGTTCTTGATGGCGGGGGCGTTCATCGATCGATCTCCGGGGCGACGACGTCGAGCGACGAGATGAGGGCCACCAGGTCGGCGACCATCAGGCCGCGCGAGATGTCCTCGATGATGCACATGGCGGTGAAGGAGCCGGTGCGGGCGCGCACCCGGTACGCCTTGTTGGTGCCGTCGGAGATCACGTAGTAGGCGAGCTCGCCGCGCGCGCTCTCCACGCGCCCGATCGCCTCGCCCGCCTCCGGCTTGATGTTGCGGGGCACCTTGGCGGTGATCTCGCCCTCCGGCAGCGAGTCCAGCGCCTGGCGGACGATCTTCGAGGACTCGGCCATCTCCAGGCAGCGCACGTAGTACCGGTCGAACGAGTCGCCCGAGGTGCCGTAGAAGCCCTTGCCCACCGGCACGTCGAACTTGAAGTTCGGGTAGGCGCCGTAGGGCAGGTCGCGGCGGACGTCCCAGTCCACGCCCGAGCCGCGCAGGTTCGGGCCGACCAGGCCGTAGTTGATCGCCATCGGGCCCGGGATCACCGCCACGTTCGCGAGGCGCTTCACGTAGATCTCGTTGAACGAGATCAGCCGGTCGAACTCGGCCAGGAACTTGTCGAAGTGGTCGAGGAAGTGGAGGACCTTGTCTCGCCAGCCCTCCGGCAGGTCGAACGCGACGCCGCCGATGCGGTGGTAGTTGTAGGTCAGCCGCGCGCCGCAGAGCGCCTCGAGCAGGTCGTTGATGGTCTCGCGCTCGCGGATGCCGTGGAGCATCGGCGTGAACGCGCCGATGTCCATGACCATCGTGCCCACCGACACCAGGTGGGAGGCGATGCGGCACAGCTCGCAGGAGATGGCGCGCAGCCACTGGGCCCGCTGCGGCACCTCGATCTTGAGCAGGCGCTCGACCGCGATGGCGTAGCCCTCGTTGGCGAACATCGCCGCCACGTAATCCACGCGGTCGGTGTACGGCATGAAGCCGGGATACCCGACCATCTCGCCGATCTTCTCGATCGAGCGGTGCAGGTAGCCGACGTCCGGCGTGGCGCGCTTCAGCACCTCACCGTCGGTCTCGACCAGGAAGTTGATGACGCCGTGGGTGGACGGGTGCTGCGGGCCGAAGTTGAGGATCATCTCCTCGTTCTGGCGGTCCACGCGGCGGAGGATGAGCTTTTCCATGTCGTCTCCCTACGCCTTGGGGGCGGCCGCGGCGGCGTCGGGCGCGGCCGGCGGCGCCGCCCTGGCGGCGGCCTCGGCGCGGCGCTGGTCGTCGAGCCGCTTCAGCTCGACGAGCGGGTTCTCGCGGACGTTGGAGATGCCGTGCCAGCCGCCCGCCTCCTGGTAGTCCTTGCGGAGCGGGTGGCCCACCCAGTCGTCCGGCAGCATCAGCCGGCGCAGGTCCGGGTGGCCGGGGAAGCTCACGCCGAACAGGTCGTAGACCTCGCGCTCGAACCAGTTCGCGGTCTTCCAGACGGCCTCGACGGTCGGGACGACCGGCGCGGCGCGGTCCGCCTCGACCTTCAGCACGATCGCGTGGCGGTGCCGGTACGAGAGCAGGTGGTAGACGACCTCGATCACGTTCCGCTTCGGCCAGTCCACCGCGGTCAGGTCCTCGAGGAAGTCCATCTCGAGGCCGGGCTCGGTGGCGAGGAAGCGGGAGACCTCGACGATCCGCTCCGCCTTCACCACGCAGAACGCGTCGATCTTCGGCTCGGACAGCGGGCCGACGTCGTCTCCGAACCGCGCCTTCAGCCGCTCGTGGATTTCATGAGTCGTCATTCGTCCCTCTTCTACGGTACAGGGCGAAGCGGTACGCCCCATCCGAGCGTTCCGCCCCGCCCCGTCCTGAAACTGCCGGTCAGCGAGCTACGAGTGGTGGAAGGGAGGCCGCTAGGCACCCTCCGCCTGCGCTGCCGGGCGACGCTTGGTGGACCAGGGC encodes:
- a CDS encoding NADH-quinone oxidoreductase subunit D, with amino-acid sequence MEKLILRRVDRQNEEMILNFGPQHPSTHGVINFLVETDGEVLKRATPDVGYLHRSIEKIGEMVGYPGFMPYTDRVDYVAAMFANEGYAIAVERLLKIEVPQRAQWLRAISCELCRIASHLVSVGTMVMDIGAFTPMLHGIRERETINDLLEALCGARLTYNYHRIGGVAFDLPEGWRDKVLHFLDHFDKFLAEFDRLISFNEIYVKRLANVAVIPGPMAINYGLVGPNLRGSGVDWDVRRDLPYGAYPNFKFDVPVGKGFYGTSGDSFDRYYVRCLEMAESSKIVRQALDSLPEGEITAKVPRNIKPEAGEAIGRVESARGELAYYVISDGTNKAYRVRARTGSFTAMCIIEDISRGLMVADLVALISSLDVVAPEIDR
- a CDS encoding NADH-quinone oxidoreductase subunit C, whose amino-acid sequence is MTTHEIHERLKARFGDDVGPLSEPKIDAFCVVKAERIVEVSRFLATEPGLEMDFLEDLTAVDWPKRNVIEVVYHLLSYRHRHAIVLKVEADRAAPVVPTVEAVWKTANWFEREVYDLFGVSFPGHPDLRRLMLPDDWVGHPLRKDYQEAGGWHGISNVRENPLVELKRLDDQRRAEAAARAAPPAAPDAAAAAPKA